Proteins encoded in a region of the Acidobacteriota bacterium genome:
- a CDS encoding cyclase family protein — protein sequence MKKAYLAAVALLFAVSCGTPAADPFAGQWLDLTHDFDEKTVYWVTAEPFKRTTVAEGTTDKGFYYSAYNFSGAEHGGTHLDSPIHFAEGKKTADQIEIKELIGPGVKIDIAAKAEADRDYLISTEDIKAWEAANGQITEGSIILFRTGFAKRWPDLKTYLGTDQKGPDAVKDLHFPGLDPAAAKWLVENRKIKAVGIDTASIDRGQSTTYEAHVALMTNNIPAFENVGDMSRLPAKGFHVFAFPMKIKGGSGGPLRIAAFLPEKQP from the coding sequence ATGAAAAAAGCATACCTTGCCGCGGTGGCACTACTTTTCGCCGTTAGCTGCGGAACGCCGGCCGCGGATCCGTTTGCCGGGCAGTGGCTCGACCTGACGCACGACTTTGACGAGAAGACCGTCTATTGGGTGACTGCCGAGCCTTTCAAGCGTACGACGGTTGCGGAAGGAACGACGGACAAGGGCTTTTACTATTCAGCATACAACTTCTCCGGAGCCGAGCACGGCGGGACGCACCTCGATTCGCCGATCCATTTTGCCGAGGGTAAGAAGACCGCCGACCAGATCGAGATCAAGGAACTGATCGGGCCGGGCGTCAAGATCGACATTGCCGCCAAGGCCGAGGCCGACCGCGACTACTTGATCTCGACGGAAGATATAAAGGCGTGGGAAGCAGCGAACGGGCAGATAACCGAGGGCTCGATAATTCTCTTCAGGACCGGTTTTGCGAAACGCTGGCCGGACCTCAAGACCTATCTCGGCACCGACCAAAAGGGGCCGGACGCCGTCAAAGACCTTCATTTTCCGGGACTCGACCCCGCGGCCGCGAAATGGCTGGTCGAGAATAGAAAGATCAAGGCCGTCGGCATCGATACGGCAAGCATCGACCGCGGGCAATCAACGACCTATGAGGCCCACGTTGCGCTAATGACGAACAACATACCGGCATTTGAGAACGTAGGCGATATGAGCCGCCTTCCCGCGAAAGGCTTCCACGTTTTTGCGTTCCCGATGAAGATAAAGGGCGGCTCGGGCGGGCCGCTCCGCATTGCTGCATTTCTTCCGGAAAAACAGCCCTAG